One region of Pygocentrus nattereri isolate fPygNat1 chromosome 14, fPygNat1.pri, whole genome shotgun sequence genomic DNA includes:
- the topaz1 gene encoding uncharacterized protein topaz1 isoform X8, translating to MQPEPTTCTGNRRSHLPGSATQGERISDILVGLEGCTGPADNHVGRILDNERMTLTSGEGNVRVSSNHDGFQHNGEAGGSAVALTGQEEAPTATPVLRVPPLVLQCEPTFNEVGFPDHLQGNPAVDHNASAVGQSEECCCPLEEESGSEDSEDKAYSPLSFSCQRTQAYVTRSRLSCARAYKSWPFPRRGPLSELKSSVYTGPRWIVTPAASDVADHGISKVQTSLSVTPGENIRENPYKRLQSSVESTVDQNRQGQSSSANLSRMEKNPSEVVEIPKVSTAEYQKNPDKGQEPCNHSHTGPDPSADTEFVHFPQLRFPYLVLLKKRNSEAGVTCSPEVSCDQDNFSGLLSAQHHDIPGKRTDELNVVPTPEPVSVPQLGPVEQSLSGGAGHFQHNSLTRRALQSSLDLLHPPEEPISKAAPEMVCSKTEPQATSSVTSNSAVETRTNLLHPEKTDQPDLTGGRRWKKSFSSLMSRVDDDESSFSSSSSSEDYHNSNLSSSSDSEGPSLQDEMRELGKADRDSSPVRSPKCSPVAGGDLDVLRAYEEDAIVLDVIQDDPELFGAVVMETEERQTQKISPEAGKEARQMSSQPGKTAMLQSRQRIVWGLESTRRTAQIKLENSDGFSAVKAGGKPQGSVTQQVHSRTWTPRNPVVKPEQTLTDCNNNLDKRCADLNANSAGSSWLVVDARSNVHGAAGIGSSVPKPSPLSYCRFYFSEHHSCLRNMCWFLHLPRDEDEKFCMDTVQKFCRAGSPSLVQRAVEVFVGYYRTNSPGVSFSQNIVNSLLSSLLNLALLTDLLPVINTLLSHNRAAPPELVMVLYEQVRERGQLSLVPELIFLTSKMIDAGCVFTVNQCEMMQSELQMLQVPRQQMIIFHAVKCRALATNPLTAEVSALSEAVVQIEVCKQQENWPGLASVFCRVCASRHSAGELARFCCCVTTALLKEPKDKLTLPYEPFAESVCQEVPSDRLVKSFLGRVGVSLMIRYHRMHDWAKGVKLVLVMSRLHVEFSKLKGLFGNEDGMSRCQVITMATELFLQSGSIEGALNVLRADEWFVSSSMWPCDQADVENRRRVLIVLAGKTSHRDTLEVLSNLPGLRQPLDGVQLGEYSGVFNAHLQKCMMNQALLVAADTLEFMLMQGISAEPSQLQNVIHKLGRQNLWSRGRSLFKRALCAGYYSEVLCERDSLSLPCSLSEIEMTLAFEMFITCVRSSLQIPGDPSSPLLITLRRSSCGEAVKESVYLAAGCRLLSAALIPNPKLSIRYVAVNQHQEQFFHLDHSSATRWLSHNQTWAQEMWAS from the exons ATGCAGCCCGAGCCGACCACATGCACCGGGAACCGCCGATCCCACCTGCCCGGGAGCGCCACACAGG GTGAACGAATTTCTGATATATTGGTGGGTCTTGAGGGGTGTACCGGGCCTGCGGATAATCATGTTGGGAGGATACTGGACAACGAGAGGATGACACTGACCTCTGGGGAAGGGAATGTGCGTGTCTCTTCCAACCATGATGGGTTTCAGCATAATGGTGAGGCAGGAGGCTCGGCTGTGGCGTTGACGGGTCAGGAAGAGGCACCGACAGCGACTCCAGTCCTCCGTGTTCCTCCTTTGGTACTACAATGTGAGCCAACCTTCAATGAAGTTGGTTTTCCCGATCACTTACAGGGGAACCCTGCAGTTGACCATAATGCCTCTGCTGTTGGACAGTCTGAGGAATGCTGCTGTCCTCTGGAGGAGGAAAGTGGAAGTGAGGATTCAGAAGATAAAGCATActctcctctttccttctcctgccaGAGAACCCAAGCCTATGTGACTCGGTCTCGCTTGTCCTGTGCCCGTGCTTACAAGTCTTGGCCCTTCCCTAGACGTGGACCTCTTTCCGAACTGAAGTCATCAGTTTACACTGGCCCTCGATGGATTGTTACCCCAGCGGCCTCAGATGTTGCAGATCATGGGATCAGCAAAGTGCAAACTTCTCTCAGTGTGACACCTGGAGAGAACATCAGAGAAAACCCTTACAAGCGTCTCCAATCAAGTGTCGAGAGCACTGTGGATCAAAACAGGCAAGGGCAGTCATCGTCTGCAAACCTGAGCAGGATGGAGAAAAACCCTTCGGAGGTTGTGGAGATTCCAAAAGTTTCAACAGCAGAATACCAGAAAAATCCAGACAAAGGTCAGGAACCCTGCAACCATTCCCACACTGGGCCTGATCCCTCTGCAGACACAGAATTTGTGCATTTTCCTCAACTGAGATTTCCTTATCTCGTCTTGCTCAAGAAGCGCAATAGTGAAGCTGGGGTCACGTGTTCCCCAGAAGTCTCCTGTGATCAGGATAACTTCTCTGGTTTGCTGTCTGCTCAACACCATGACATTCCTGGCAAGAGAACTGATGAGCTGAATGTGGTTCCCACACCTGAACCAGTCAGTGTTCCTCAACTCGGGCCTGTTGAGCAGAGTCTGTCTGGTGGTGCAGGTCACTTTCAGCACAACAGTCTCACAAGAAGAGCTCTGCAATCTTCACTTGATCTACTGCATCCTCCAGAAGAGCCCATCTCCAAAGCCGCTCCCGAGATGGTATGTTCCAAAACGGAACCTCAGGCTACTTCCTCAGTGACTTCTAATTCTGCTGTTGAGACCAGGACTAATCTATTGCACCCTGAAAAGACCGATCAACCTGACTTGACTGGAGGGAGAAGATGGAAGAAGAGCTTTAGCAGCCTGATGAGCAGAGTCGACGACGACGaatcctctttctcctcctcctcctccagtgAGGACTATCACAACAGTAACCTCTCTTCCAGCAGCGATTCTGAAGGCCCATCGCTGCAGGATGAGATGCGTGAGCTCGGTAAGGCCGATCGAGACTCGTCCCCCGTCCGTTCCCCAAAGTGCTCTCCGGTTGCTGGGGGTGATCTGGATGTTTTACGAGCGTATGAGGAAGATGCCATTGTGCTTGATGTGATTCAAGATGACCCAGAGCTCTTCGGGGCTGTCGTCATGGAAACGGAAGAACGACAGACTCAAAAAATTAGCCCGGAGGCAGGAAAGGAGGCGAGACAAATGTCCTCACAACCTGGGAAGACCGCCATGCTCCAAAGTCGTCAGAGGATAGTTTGGGGCTTAGAGTCAACGAG GCGAACTGCTCAAATCAAGCTGGAGAATTCTGACGGTTTCTCTGCAG TGAAGGCTGGTGGAAAGCCTCAGGGTTCTGTGACTCAGCAGGTACACAGCAGAACCTGGACCCCAAGGAACCCTGTAGTGAAACCAGAACAG ACTCTTACAGACTGTAATAATAACCTGGATAAGAGATGTGCAGACCTGAACGCCAACAGCGCTGGATCATCATGGCTTGTGGTTGATGCGCGCAGCAATG TTCATGGTGCAGCTGGGATCGGCAGCAGTGTTCCTAAACCTTCTCCGCTCTCA TATTGTCGCTTTTACTTCAGTGAGCATCACTCGTGCCTGCGGAACATGTGCTGGTTCCTCCATTTGCCCAGGGATGAAGATGAGAAG TTCTGTATGGACACGGTGCAGAAGTTCTGCCGTGCTGGAAGTCCTTCCCTTGTACAGCGAGCAG tGGAGGTGTTTGTTGGCTATTACAGGACTAATTCTCCTGGTGTGAGTTTCAGTCAAAACATTGTGAactctctgctctcctctctgctGAACCTGGCACTGCTGACGGACCTGCTGCCTGTCATCAACACGCTGCTCTCGCACAACAGAGCG GCTCCCCCTGAGCTCGTGATGGTACTTTATGAACAGGTGCGCGAGAGAGGACAGCTCAGCTTGGTACCAGAGCTCATATTCCTCACCTCAAAG atgatAGATGCAGgctgtgtgttcactgtgaaTCAGTGTGAGATGATGCAGTCAGAGCTCCAGATGCTGCAGGTGCCCAGACAACAGATGATCATTTTCCATGCTGTCAAATGCAG AGCTTTGGCCACAAACCCCCTCACTGCTGAAGTGTCAGCGCTGTCTGAGGCTGTGGTCCAGATCGAG gtgtGTAAGCAGCAGGAGAACTGGCCCGGACTGGCGAGCGTGTTCTGTAGGGTCTGTGCCAGTCGACACAGTGCAGGAGAACTGGCCAGGTTCTGCTGCTGTGTTACCACGGCTCTGCTGAAAGAACCTAAAGACAAGCTCACGCTGCCATACGAGCCTTTCGCCGAGTCAG TATGTCAGGAGGTGCCGTCGGACAGGTTGGTTAAAAGCTTTCTGGGAAGAGTGGGAGTCTCTCTGATGATTAGATATCACAGAATGCACGACTGGGCCAAG GGTGTGAAGTTGGTCCTCGTGATGTCTCGGCTGCACGTGGAGTTCTCCAAATTGAAAGGGCTCTTCGGCAATGAGGACGGGATGTCCCGTTGTCAGGTCATCACCATGGCGACGGAGCTCTTCCTCCAGAGCGGGAGCATTGAGGGAGCTCTGAATGTGCTCAGAG ctgaTGAGTGGTTTGTGAGCTCAAGCATGTGGCCATGTGACCAGGCGGATGTGGAGAACCGGAGGAGGGTTCTGATCGTTCTAGCGGGAAAAAcctcacacagagacacactggaGGTTCTCAGCAACCTGCCGGGACTCAGACAGCCACTCG atggtgtccagctgGGTGAGTACAGTGGTGTGTTTAATGCTCACCTACAGAAGTGTATGATGAACCAGGCTCTGCTGGTCGCTGCAGACACTCTCGAATTCATGTTGATGCAGGGCATCAGCGCAGAACCTTCACAGCTTCAGAACGTCATCCATAAACTGGGCAGACAGAACTTGTGGAGTCGTGGCAGATCTCTGTTCAAAC GTGCTCTTTGTGCAGGTTACTACTCCGAGGTGTTGTGTGAGAGGGACTCTTTGTCTCTGCCGTGCAGCCTCAGTGAGATTGAAATGACTCTGGCCTTCGAGATGTTCATCACCTGTGTGAGAAGTAGCCTTCAGATCcctggtgacccctcctcacctCTGCTCATCACACTCAGACG GTCGTCCTGTGGCGAGGCGGTGAAGGAGAGCGTGTATTTGGCGGCCGGCTGCCGTTTGCTGTCCGCGGCGCTGATACCGAACCCCAAACTGAGCATCCGCTACGTGGCTGTGAATCAGCACCAGGAGCAGTTCTTCCACCTGGACCACAGCTCGGCCACCAGGTGGCTCTCACACAACCAGACCTGGGCTCAGGAGATGTGGGCGAGCTAA
- the topaz1 gene encoding uncharacterized protein topaz1 isoform X4: protein MQPPHRIKLNRSAFRPESVSASKRRRSGCDPRVPPTGARAADAARADHMHREPPIPPARERHTGYDSGTAPLSAGGVGASSGGAGIRSAGFAIGVGGDEKHVRHAQTEPAAAECGINGNMRVESASASCAPTQLARAAVAERRTRGRSAATTEITRLRSRASMLHQKREHKGVQCFEREYMSLLPHSHHGERISDILVGLEGCTGPADNHVGRILDNERMTLTSGEGNVRVSSNHDGFQHNGEAGGSAVALTGQEEAPTATPVLRVPPLVLQCEPTFNEVGFPDHLQGNPAVDHNASAVGQSEECCCPLEEESGSEDSEDKAYSPLSFSCQRTQAYVTRSRLSCARAYKSWPFPRRGPLSELKSSVYTGPRWIVTPAASDVADHGISKVQTSLSVTPGENIRENPYKRLQSSVESTVDQNRQGQSSSANLSRMEKNPSEVVEIPKVSTAEYQKNPDKGQEPCNHSHTGPDPSADTEFVHFPQLRFPYLVLLKKRNSEAGVTCSPEVSCDQDNFSGLLSAQHHDIPGKRTDELNVVPTPEPVSVPQLGPVEQSLSGGAGHFQHNSLTRRALQSSLDLLHPPEEPISKAAPEMVCSKTEPQATSSVTSNSAVETRTNLLHPEKTDQPDLTGGRRWKKSFSSLMSRVDDDESSFSSSSSSEDYHNSNLSSSSDSEGPSLQDEMRELGKADRDSSPVRSPKCSPVAGGDLDVLRAYEEDAIVLDVIQDDPELFGAVVMETEERQTQKISPEAGKEARQMSSQPGKTAMLQSRQRIVWGLESTRRTAQIKLENSDGFSAVKAGGKPQGSVTQQVHSRTWTPRNPVVKPEQTLTDCNNNLDKRCADLNANSAGSSWLVVDARSNVHGAAGIGSSVPKPSPLSYCRFYFSEHHSCLRNMCWFLHLPRDEDEKFCMDTVQKFCRAGSPSLVQRAVEVFVGYYRTNSPGVSFSQNIVNSLLSSLLNLALLTDLLPVINTLLSHNRAAPPELVMVLYEQVRERGQLSLVPELIFLTSKMIDAGCVFTVNQCEMMQSELQMLQVPRQQMIIFHAVKCRALATNPLTAEVSALSEAVVQIEVCKQQENWPGLASVFCRVCASRHSAGELARFCCCVTTALLKEPKDKLTLPYEPFAESVCQEVPSDRLVKSFLGRVGVSLMIRYHRMHDWAKGVKLVLVMSRLHVEFSKLKGLFGNEDGMSRCQVITMATELFLQSGSIEGALNVLRADEWFVSSSMWPCDQADVENRRRVLIVLAGKTSHRDTLEVLSNLPGLRQPLDGVQLGEYSGVFNAHLQKCMMNQALLVAADTLEFMLMQGISAEPSQLQNVIHKLGRQNLWSRGRSLFKRALCAGYYSEVLCERDSLSLPCSLSEIEMTLAFEMFITCVRSSLQIPGDPSSPLLITLRRSSCGEAVKESVYLAAGCRLLSAALIPNPKLSIRYVAVNQHQEQFFHLDHSSATRWLSHNQTWAQEMWAS from the exons ATGCAGCCGCCGCACCGGATTAAACTGAACCGCAGCGCGTTCAGACCCGAAAGCGTTTCGGCTTCAAAGCGGCGGCGCTCCGGCTGTGACCCCCGCGTTCCTCCCACCGGGGCGCGCGCGGCGGATGCAGCCCGAGCCGACCACATGCACCGGGAACCGCCGATCCCACCTGCCCGGGAGCGCCACACAGGGTACGACTCAGGTACCGCTCCGCTCAGCGCAGGCGGGGTGGGGGCGAGCAGCGGGGGCGCCGGGATTCGCTCGGCGGGGTTTGCGATAGGTGTCGGAGGCGACGAGAAGCACGTGAGGCACGCTCAAACCGAGCCCGCAGCCGCGGAGTGTGGCATCAACGGTAACATGCGCGTGGAATCCGCCTCCGCGAGCTGTGCGCCTACACAACTTGCGCGTGCAGCCGTTGCGGAGCGCCGAACGAGGGGCAGATCCGCGGCGACCACCGAAATAACGCGGCTGCGGAGCCGAGCATCAA TGCTGCATCAAAAGAGGGAGCATAAAGGTGTGCAGTGCTTTGAGAGAGAATACATGTCTCTGCTGCCACACTCTCACCACG GTGAACGAATTTCTGATATATTGGTGGGTCTTGAGGGGTGTACCGGGCCTGCGGATAATCATGTTGGGAGGATACTGGACAACGAGAGGATGACACTGACCTCTGGGGAAGGGAATGTGCGTGTCTCTTCCAACCATGATGGGTTTCAGCATAATGGTGAGGCAGGAGGCTCGGCTGTGGCGTTGACGGGTCAGGAAGAGGCACCGACAGCGACTCCAGTCCTCCGTGTTCCTCCTTTGGTACTACAATGTGAGCCAACCTTCAATGAAGTTGGTTTTCCCGATCACTTACAGGGGAACCCTGCAGTTGACCATAATGCCTCTGCTGTTGGACAGTCTGAGGAATGCTGCTGTCCTCTGGAGGAGGAAAGTGGAAGTGAGGATTCAGAAGATAAAGCATActctcctctttccttctcctgccaGAGAACCCAAGCCTATGTGACTCGGTCTCGCTTGTCCTGTGCCCGTGCTTACAAGTCTTGGCCCTTCCCTAGACGTGGACCTCTTTCCGAACTGAAGTCATCAGTTTACACTGGCCCTCGATGGATTGTTACCCCAGCGGCCTCAGATGTTGCAGATCATGGGATCAGCAAAGTGCAAACTTCTCTCAGTGTGACACCTGGAGAGAACATCAGAGAAAACCCTTACAAGCGTCTCCAATCAAGTGTCGAGAGCACTGTGGATCAAAACAGGCAAGGGCAGTCATCGTCTGCAAACCTGAGCAGGATGGAGAAAAACCCTTCGGAGGTTGTGGAGATTCCAAAAGTTTCAACAGCAGAATACCAGAAAAATCCAGACAAAGGTCAGGAACCCTGCAACCATTCCCACACTGGGCCTGATCCCTCTGCAGACACAGAATTTGTGCATTTTCCTCAACTGAGATTTCCTTATCTCGTCTTGCTCAAGAAGCGCAATAGTGAAGCTGGGGTCACGTGTTCCCCAGAAGTCTCCTGTGATCAGGATAACTTCTCTGGTTTGCTGTCTGCTCAACACCATGACATTCCTGGCAAGAGAACTGATGAGCTGAATGTGGTTCCCACACCTGAACCAGTCAGTGTTCCTCAACTCGGGCCTGTTGAGCAGAGTCTGTCTGGTGGTGCAGGTCACTTTCAGCACAACAGTCTCACAAGAAGAGCTCTGCAATCTTCACTTGATCTACTGCATCCTCCAGAAGAGCCCATCTCCAAAGCCGCTCCCGAGATGGTATGTTCCAAAACGGAACCTCAGGCTACTTCCTCAGTGACTTCTAATTCTGCTGTTGAGACCAGGACTAATCTATTGCACCCTGAAAAGACCGATCAACCTGACTTGACTGGAGGGAGAAGATGGAAGAAGAGCTTTAGCAGCCTGATGAGCAGAGTCGACGACGACGaatcctctttctcctcctcctcctccagtgAGGACTATCACAACAGTAACCTCTCTTCCAGCAGCGATTCTGAAGGCCCATCGCTGCAGGATGAGATGCGTGAGCTCGGTAAGGCCGATCGAGACTCGTCCCCCGTCCGTTCCCCAAAGTGCTCTCCGGTTGCTGGGGGTGATCTGGATGTTTTACGAGCGTATGAGGAAGATGCCATTGTGCTTGATGTGATTCAAGATGACCCAGAGCTCTTCGGGGCTGTCGTCATGGAAACGGAAGAACGACAGACTCAAAAAATTAGCCCGGAGGCAGGAAAGGAGGCGAGACAAATGTCCTCACAACCTGGGAAGACCGCCATGCTCCAAAGTCGTCAGAGGATAGTTTGGGGCTTAGAGTCAACGAG GCGAACTGCTCAAATCAAGCTGGAGAATTCTGACGGTTTCTCTGCAG TGAAGGCTGGTGGAAAGCCTCAGGGTTCTGTGACTCAGCAGGTACACAGCAGAACCTGGACCCCAAGGAACCCTGTAGTGAAACCAGAACAG ACTCTTACAGACTGTAATAATAACCTGGATAAGAGATGTGCAGACCTGAACGCCAACAGCGCTGGATCATCATGGCTTGTGGTTGATGCGCGCAGCAATG TTCATGGTGCAGCTGGGATCGGCAGCAGTGTTCCTAAACCTTCTCCGCTCTCA TATTGTCGCTTTTACTTCAGTGAGCATCACTCGTGCCTGCGGAACATGTGCTGGTTCCTCCATTTGCCCAGGGATGAAGATGAGAAG TTCTGTATGGACACGGTGCAGAAGTTCTGCCGTGCTGGAAGTCCTTCCCTTGTACAGCGAGCAG tGGAGGTGTTTGTTGGCTATTACAGGACTAATTCTCCTGGTGTGAGTTTCAGTCAAAACATTGTGAactctctgctctcctctctgctGAACCTGGCACTGCTGACGGACCTGCTGCCTGTCATCAACACGCTGCTCTCGCACAACAGAGCG GCTCCCCCTGAGCTCGTGATGGTACTTTATGAACAGGTGCGCGAGAGAGGACAGCTCAGCTTGGTACCAGAGCTCATATTCCTCACCTCAAAG atgatAGATGCAGgctgtgtgttcactgtgaaTCAGTGTGAGATGATGCAGTCAGAGCTCCAGATGCTGCAGGTGCCCAGACAACAGATGATCATTTTCCATGCTGTCAAATGCAG AGCTTTGGCCACAAACCCCCTCACTGCTGAAGTGTCAGCGCTGTCTGAGGCTGTGGTCCAGATCGAG gtgtGTAAGCAGCAGGAGAACTGGCCCGGACTGGCGAGCGTGTTCTGTAGGGTCTGTGCCAGTCGACACAGTGCAGGAGAACTGGCCAGGTTCTGCTGCTGTGTTACCACGGCTCTGCTGAAAGAACCTAAAGACAAGCTCACGCTGCCATACGAGCCTTTCGCCGAGTCAG TATGTCAGGAGGTGCCGTCGGACAGGTTGGTTAAAAGCTTTCTGGGAAGAGTGGGAGTCTCTCTGATGATTAGATATCACAGAATGCACGACTGGGCCAAG GGTGTGAAGTTGGTCCTCGTGATGTCTCGGCTGCACGTGGAGTTCTCCAAATTGAAAGGGCTCTTCGGCAATGAGGACGGGATGTCCCGTTGTCAGGTCATCACCATGGCGACGGAGCTCTTCCTCCAGAGCGGGAGCATTGAGGGAGCTCTGAATGTGCTCAGAG ctgaTGAGTGGTTTGTGAGCTCAAGCATGTGGCCATGTGACCAGGCGGATGTGGAGAACCGGAGGAGGGTTCTGATCGTTCTAGCGGGAAAAAcctcacacagagacacactggaGGTTCTCAGCAACCTGCCGGGACTCAGACAGCCACTCG atggtgtccagctgGGTGAGTACAGTGGTGTGTTTAATGCTCACCTACAGAAGTGTATGATGAACCAGGCTCTGCTGGTCGCTGCAGACACTCTCGAATTCATGTTGATGCAGGGCATCAGCGCAGAACCTTCACAGCTTCAGAACGTCATCCATAAACTGGGCAGACAGAACTTGTGGAGTCGTGGCAGATCTCTGTTCAAAC GTGCTCTTTGTGCAGGTTACTACTCCGAGGTGTTGTGTGAGAGGGACTCTTTGTCTCTGCCGTGCAGCCTCAGTGAGATTGAAATGACTCTGGCCTTCGAGATGTTCATCACCTGTGTGAGAAGTAGCCTTCAGATCcctggtgacccctcctcacctCTGCTCATCACACTCAGACG GTCGTCCTGTGGCGAGGCGGTGAAGGAGAGCGTGTATTTGGCGGCCGGCTGCCGTTTGCTGTCCGCGGCGCTGATACCGAACCCCAAACTGAGCATCCGCTACGTGGCTGTGAATCAGCACCAGGAGCAGTTCTTCCACCTGGACCACAGCTCGGCCACCAGGTGGCTCTCACACAACCAGACCTGGGCTCAGGAGATGTGGGCGAGCTAA